A single region of the Silene latifolia isolate original U9 population chromosome 8, ASM4854445v1, whole genome shotgun sequence genome encodes:
- the LOC141597474 gene encoding uncharacterized protein LOC141597474: protein MTWPEMAAPYMGVMISECPIMDIKIEAVEGCPSKLQMELSIPWSIDRILKLVSRAYLSSLNFLPDHMSTQIPNLCPNLPHIKFMVWNVQGTGNKKKINAIKEVVKTYKPSVLALVETHMGPDHAMKLGQILGYDGQSRVNAVGYSGEIWLYWRTNLITVTPVKEHEQYITVEVARNGEYPWFFSAVYASPDPSNRRELWSELENFAKTNNRPWLLAGDFNETRSLSERHGGDRNMERRCEKFNEWIDNCELIELAFSGSPHTWARGNSVETRQSARLDRALCSSEWGTMFEDAMVKHLPAIQSDHCPLLISPNGFVPLSTLNRPFRFQACWLSHENFKEFVTNNWKTEGSFPSRLEDLSTKLQDWNQ from the coding sequence AGTGTCCAATAATGGACATCAAGATCGAAGCAGTGGAGGGATGTCCCTCGAAGCTACAGATGGAACTATCGATACCATGGAGTATTGATAGGATACTCAAGCTCGTAAGTCGCGCTTATCTATCATCGTTAAATTTTTTACCTGATCATATGAGTACACAAATCCCGAACTTGTGCCCTAACCTACCCCATATCAAGTTTATGGTATGGAACGTCCAAGGTACTGGTAACAAAAAAAAGATTAATGCAATCAAGGAAGTAGTTAAAACTTACAAACCTTCAGTACTCGCGCTAGTGGAAACTCACATGGGTCCGGATCATGCTATGAAGCTGGGTCAGATTCTCGGATATGATGGACAATCACGGGTCAATGCGGTGGGTTATAGTGGTGAGATATGGTTGTATTGGAGAACGAACTTGATCACTGTAACCCCGGTGAAAGAGCACGAGCAGTATATTACAGTTGAAGTAGCCAGGAACGGAGAATACCCTTGGTTCTTTTCCGCTGTTTATGCGAGCCCGGATCCCTCAAATCGAAGAGAGCTTTGGTCGGAGTTGGAGAACTTCGCCAAAACCAATAACCGACCATGGCTGCTTGCAGGTGATTTCAACGAAACTAGGTCTCTTAGCGAGAGGCATGGAGGAGACCGTAACATGGAAAGGAGATGCGAGAAATTTAATGAATGGATCGATAATTGCGAGCTCATCGAATTAGCCTTTTCGGGGTCTCCCCATACCTGGGCTCGTGGAAACTCGGTTGAAACGAGACAAAGTGCACGGCTCGACAGGGCCCTATGCAGCTCGGAGTGGGGTACGATGTTTGAAGATGCGATGGTTAAACACCTCCCTGCCATTCAGTCAGATCATTGTCCGCTTTTAATTTCACCAAATGGATTCGTCCCCTTATCGACTCTTAACAGACCATTTCGATTCCAGGCCTGCTGGTTATCTCACGAGAATTTTAAAGAATTCGTGACGAATAATTGGAAAACAGAGGGTTCCTTCCCCTCCAGACTCGAAGACTTATCTACAAAACTCCAAGATTGGAACCAATAG